A region of Triplophysa rosa linkage group LG16, Trosa_1v2, whole genome shotgun sequence DNA encodes the following proteins:
- the LOC130566799 gene encoding uncharacterized protein LOC130566799 yields the protein MQEIMTSVEGLTCQDKNARIHLGGCGIQLVSKKDLLTRTPALHLLAAHAGESSSCITLSSSSSSVSSSSMQDQTRAPPQPPQREREVENLPPRRPLKLAPLELPTKVREAQRQKIKLVEQRPRKPKVCWKDKSPERYPLSILTEPLKSQQRATGAVNQLKPGSDRSTGGEEVGRVESNPTIKAKSHPSSLCQNNRPTQVYPARAPENSRQSAVPSRSQDAVKRRMRLRRSDRLEEDQSKSSSSTGGLSADEGKTASDGPGKGQGFAEWALRDTGHVLEKTSWKQAGAVGKVGRMMDVDDMQEAVL from the exons atgcagGAAATTATGACTTCTGTT GAGGGGTTGACCTGCCAGGATAAAAATGCGAGGATCCATCTGGGTGGCTGTGGCATTCAGCTGGTGTCTAAAAAGGACCTCCTCACCCGCACACCTGCTCTCCATCTGTTAGCAGCACATGCTGGGGAGTCCTCCTCATGCATCACGCTctcttcatcctcctcctccGTATCTTCATCCTCCATGCAGGATCAGACCAGAGCTCCTCCTCAGCccccacagagagagagagaggtagagaATTTACCCCCCAGACGGCCTCTTAAACTCGCTCCTTTAGAGCTTCCCACAAAGGTGAGGGAGGCACAGCGTCAGAAGATCAAACTTGTCGAGCAGCGTCCCAGAAAACCAAAGGTTTGTTGGAAAGACAAGTCTCCAGAACGCTACCCACTAAGTATCCTCACCGAACCCCTGAAATCCCAACAGAGAGCGACcggagctgtcaatcaactcAAACCCGGCTCTGATAGGTCAACGGGAGGCGAGGAGGTGGGACGTGTGGAAAGTAATCCGACAATTAAAGCAAAGTCTCACCCCTCATCTCTCTGCCAAAACAACAGACCAACACAAGTCTACCCGGCACGTGCCCCCGAAAACTCCAGGCAATCAGCTGTGCCGTCCAGGAGCCAGGATGCGGTGAAGAGACGTATGAGGCTGAGGAGAAGCGATCGTCTGGAGGAGGATCAAAGTAAATCCAGCTCATCAACAGGTGGATTATCTGCTGATGAGGGCAAAACAGCCTCAGATGGACCTGGCAAGGGTCAGGGCTTCGCGGAGTGGGCACTGAGAGACACCGGGCACGTACTGGAAAAGACATCGTGGAAACAGGCTGGGGCAGTGGGTAAAGTCGGGAGGATGATGGACGTTGATGACATGCAGGAAGCTGTGCTTTGA